One Engystomops pustulosus chromosome 7, aEngPut4.maternal, whole genome shotgun sequence DNA window includes the following coding sequences:
- the LOC140069236 gene encoding SLAM family member 8-like, with the protein MRLTFPSSHFSCCCVISGDFCGNFCGSFGRSRQKVQEPRHFRCVLLVTRRRSLTMSLDRTLMILIFILQTGAICSMEKVTKIVGRKGASVHLPVLVPPEFRTRDVFWRHLSPTDHLVASFSRGSFDTVYHSCFYGRVQILKNFTLVILNVTLKDNGIFTCQMVDTNGHMRLHQFHLTVYELVVKPEVQVYTSGGNAVCSVFLACNTSTGSNVSYSWTTDTGQGGPLNRTYVLHNDSHHLKALLTPNDKKVSFTCSVTNLVSQENTTIVPWSHCFDKLGKDTCFSSGKIFLVIGIFLAVAFTVMMFLVFLLSRNSGKNNVKNRREKTDKETARDNDETAGAEERERAQDNMEALLQRETTV; encoded by the exons ATGAGACTGACGTTTCCTTCATCACATTTCTCCTGCTGCTGTGTAATCTCAGGGGATTTCTGTGGGAATTTCTGTGGAAGTTTTGGAAGATCAAGACAGAAAGTCCAAGAACCAAGACACTTCAGATGTGTTCTCCTGGTCACAAGGAGAAGATCTTTGACCATGAGTCTGGACCGGACATTGATGATACTGATATTCATACTGCAAACAG GTGCCATTTGTTCCATGGAAAAAGTTACCAAGATTGTAGGAAGAAAAGGAGCCTCTGTACATCTTCCGGTCCTTGTACCACCTGAATTTAGAACCAGGGATGTGTTTTGGAGACACTTGTCCCCGACAGATCACTTAGTGGCCTCCTTTTCCCGGGGCTCATTCGACACCGTGTATCACTCATGTTTTTATGGTAGAGTCCAGATTCTTAAGAACTTTACTTTGGTTATCCTAAATGTAACCCTGAAGGACAATGGAATATTCACCTGTCAGATGGTGGACACCAATGGTCACATGAGGCTTCATCAGTTTCACCTCACAGTATATG AATTGGTGGTGAAGCCGGAGGTCCAGGTGTACACGTCCGGAGGAAACGCGGTTTGTTCTGTGTTTTTGGCCTGCAATACTTCCACAGGAAGCAACGTGTCCTACAGCTGGACGACAGACACTGGACAAGGCGGTCCTCTAAATAGAACCTACGTAttacacaatgacagtcaccaTCTGAAGGCTCTTCTCACCCCAAATGATAAGAAGGTTTCCTTCACATGTTCAGTCACGAACCTGGTCAGCCAAGAGAACACAACCATTGTACCATGGTCCCATTGCTTTGATAAACTGG GGAAGGACACTTGTTTCTCCAGTGGTAAAATCTTCTTGGTTATTGGGATCTTCCTTGCGGTAGCATTTACTGTCATGATGTTCTTAGTCTTCTTGTTGAGCAGAAACTCAG ggaaaaataatgttaaaaacagGAGAGAAAAGACGGATAAAGAGACTGCACGAGACAACGATGAGACCGCAGGAGCGGAGGAACGTGAGAGAGCGCAGGATAATATGGAGGCCCTACTACAGAGAGAGACGACCGTGTAG